From a single Drosophila sulfurigaster albostrigata strain 15112-1811.04 chromosome 3, ASM2355843v2, whole genome shotgun sequence genomic region:
- the LOC133842327 gene encoding ficolin-2-like codes for MDSDFFLGLEKIHRITSLERHELFIHLVTVNGNTYNARYDDFKISDEDNGYALSLGNFKGTITWDAMREAENMQFTTFDRDNDIDDGNCADAYNGWWHSNCYYCNLNAPYGPDLDWYAVDQLKEAKMLIRPIDDKEEMN; via the exons ATGGATAGCGACTTCTTCCTTGGACTAGAGAAAATACATCGTATCACAAGTTTGGAGCGTCACGAACTTTTTATACATTTGGTTACTGTGAATGGAAATACCTACAACGCTCGATATGACGACTTCAAAATATCTGATGAGGACAATGGATACGCACTGAGTTTGGGTAATTTTAAAGGAACTATTACTTGGGATGCGATGAGGGAAGCCGAAAACATGCAATTCACAACATTCGATCGCGACAACGACATTGATGATGGTAATTGCGCAGATGCATACAATGGCTGGTGGCACTCgaattgttattattg taatttaaatgcacCATATGGGCCGGATCTTGATTGGTACGCTGTAGATCAATTGAAAGAAGCTAAGATGCTAATTCGCCCCATTGATGATAAAGAAGAGATGAACTGA
- the LOC133842328 gene encoding serine protease inhibitor 42Dd — protein sequence MASPPHSSICFARNLFQALSESPELRAKNHMVSPAAARSALTLVFMGAGVKSAEELRHGLLLGSAKKLEIAQQHAEVMSKECVCNEKGVSMRLATGLFVKDDLELLPDFNAKALEFFNVQADFLNFLDAQSAMQHVNKWIATQTFYTIRNPFSPATFSVESSVLLVNSVYFRARWAKRFAVEHSTLDDFWINPKQRMQLTMMRQVGKFRYGQSNKLKSRILQLPFEKSDLTMLLIVPFEIDGLPELEMKLQQFNLNEVAMKSVMHDCEVFVPRFKMECDVDLKVPLQKLGIKRIFEPGNADLSGLFAKKSQSLITEARQKLYLNVNEAGCETNSDAPVKPAAVGKDVELKIFKANHPFVFAIRNNRNVYFVGHFVKP from the exons ATGGCGTCGCCACCTCACAGCTCGATTTGCTTTGCGCGAAACCTCTTTCAAGCGCTCAGCGAGTCGCCTGAGCTCAGAGCCAAGAATCACATGGTCTCCCCAGCGGCAGCTCGCAGTGCCTTGACTCTGGTGTTCATGGGAGCTGGTGTCAAGAGCGCCGAGGAATTGCGCCATGGATTGTTGCTTGGGTCGGCTAAAAAACTGGAGATTGCTCAGCAACACGCGGAGGTCATGAgcaaagagtgtgtgtgcaatgaAAAGGGGGTGTCTATGCGTCTGGCCACGGGATTATTTGTCAAGGATGATCTCGAGTTGCTGCCCGATTTCAATGCGAAGGCCTTGGAGTTCTTCAACGTTCAGGCGGATTTTTTGAACTTTTTGGATGCCCAGAGTGCGATGCAACATGTGAACAAATGGATCGCGACCCAAACATTTTATACTATAAGAAATCCATTTAGTCCGGCGACTTTCAGTGTAGAATCCAGCGTTCTATTGGTGAATTCTGTATATTTTCGTGCCAGGTGGGCGAAACGTTTTGCCGTGGAGCACAGTACACTGGATGATTTTTGGATTAACCCAAAGCAGCGAATGCAGCTGACGATGATGCGACAG GTGGGAAAATTCCGCTATGGGCAATCAAATAAGCTGAAATCGAGAATACTGCAATTGCCTTTCGAGAAATCCGATTTAACCATGCTGCTAATTGTGCCCTTCGAAATTGATGGACTCCCAGAGTTGGAGATGAAACTGCAGCAGTTCAATTTGAATGAAGTCGCCATGAAGTCTGTGATGCACGACTGTGAAGTATTCGTGCCCAGGTTTAAGATGGAATGCGATGTGGATCTAAAAGTGCCGCTGCAGAAA CTGGGAATCAAGCGCATCTTTGAGCCTGGAAATGCAGATTTAAGTGGTCTATTTGCCAAGAAGTCACAGAGTCTGATTACTGAGGCCAGACAAAAActctatttaaatgttaacGAGGCGGGTTGCGAAACAAATTCCGATGCAC CTGTGAAACCAGCTGCAGTTGGCAAAGATGTGGAACTAAAGATATTTAAGGCAAATCATCCATTTGTGTTTGCCATACGAAACAATAGAAATGTCTATTTTGTGGGTCATTTTGTCAAGCCCTGA